ATTCATGCTCATCTAGTTCTTTCAAGTAAAAATTAAAGCGATGCATATTGATGTGGTGCAAGAAATGTTTTTGGTTTAGTCGCAAAACTGATTTCCACCTATCAGAGATAACACAAACTAAATTGAGTTTAGAGTCAATTTGCTGTGAGGAGTGAGTCATGACTAAATGAAAATGCTTTTAGCGCACCAAGGATTAAGTAGGAGGCAATGTatatctgagagagagagagagagaaagagagattgtcagtcaactgaaaataaagaaatactaTAGAGCAGATTTTGCATACCAAACACATTGTAGACTGTGCTGTCCCTGCTCTGGCAGGCTGGCTGGTGTATGCCTCGGAAAACTAAGGTGTTGCTATAGGTTAACAACCTTGACCCTCTTCATGCATTCAAtaattgacaaaaacaacagttctataaaattaaattgtaaattcATTTCAAGCCCAAAATGAAGAGAGCcacaccagcagctctgtgaggttgtacttaGACACAGTGGTGCTTTTAGTTAAATGCTAATGCCAGCATGCTCACAttctcacagtgacaatgtaaACATGCTCATGTTTAGGTATAGCatttatcatgttcaccatcttagatTACTGTGTTTAGTTCAGCTTATTGACATGCTAGCATTTGCTATTtaacagcagaaagaaaaaagtacagCCGAGGCAGATGGGAATGTATTTAGTTTTGCAGTTCAAATTAAAGTTTGATGTAATGATGTTGCCAATAGAAAGTCAGGGGATGAcaaaagttattataattcatcctgtggggaatATGAGAGTCAGTactatttcactcaaaaccaaaaatgtaaacTTCATGGTGTTGCCAGAGGAGACATTAGGGAATCACAAAATTCattacaaaatttcatggcaatccatccaaaagttgagatatttcagtctggaccaagaTGGTGGTCTGATTGGCTGCAATTGCCATCCTTAGAGCCATGCCACTAATAGCTAAAAAATCTTGCAAGTTGCAAAGTTTTGTCAGTCCATATTACTCGATATCCAACATTTCCCATGTAGCTATTGAGGGGATTCTAGTGCAGGAGGCACAGCACATGCTCCCTGACCAGATACTGTGTGTAGAGCAGACAAAGCCAGACTCTTTCATTATTGTCCTTGGCAACTTTAACAAAGGGAATTTCAGCCTCTCTAAATACCGTCAGCTGATTAAATGTCAGGGGAGATCACTTTAGATCATTGTTACACTACAATCAACAGTGTCTATCTATCATGCCTTCTCCTGCGCTGCACTGGATCACTCTGACCACACCATAGTTCATCTGATTCCTGCATACAGGCAAAAATTAAAACTCTCTAAGATGTTGTGAGGACATCTAAGAAGTGGACCAGTGAAGCTACGTGCTTGGACTGTACTGACTGGGATGTTTTGAGGACCGCTTCCAACAGTCTGGATGAGTACACATAGTCTGTGACGTCATACATCAGCTTCTGTGACAACAGCTGTGTACCATCAGGCACCAGGGTTAGTTACAACAATGACAAACCCTGGTTTACAGCTAAACTCTGACAGTTAAGGTTGGAAAAGGAGGAAGCTTTTAGGAGTGGGGACAAGGACCAGTTTAAAGAGTCTAAATACAGGTTTAGGTCGTGAGAAATGCTAAACATCTGTACTCTGAGAAACTTCAACAGCAGTTCTCATAAAACAACTCGGCCCCTGTCTGGAAGGGCCTCAGACAGATCACCAACTATAAACTGAGCCACCCACTCCACTAATGACTTGCACTTGGCCAATGACCTGAATGAGTTCTACTGTCAATATGAAAGACAATGGGACAGTCATGACATCTGGCCTCTCCACAACTGCCCACCTCTGAGCACCGGTTTCCCTCAAAGCTGTGTCCTTTCCCCTCTATTCTTCTCCCTGTACACCAACAGCTGCACCTCCAGTCATTAGTCCGTCAAGTTCCTgaagtttgcagatgacaccacTCTCATTGGACTCAACTTTGGTGGGGATGAGACTGTCCTACAGGAGGGAGATTGACCACCTGGTGACTCGGTGCTGACAATACAACATGGAGCTTAACACTCTAAAGATAGTGGAGATGGTTGTGGATTTCAGAGAGAACACAGCCCCACCTGCCCCCATCACCCAGTTGACACTGTGGAGTCCTTTGCTTCTTGGGAACCATCATCAGCCAGGACTTCAAGTGTGAGATGAACATCAGCTCCCTCACCAAGAAGGCTCAGCAGATGATGTACTTCCTGTGGCAGCTGAAGAAATTCAACTTTCCAAAGTCAGTGATGGTGCACTTCTACACCACCATCATTGAGTCCATCTTCACCTCCTTCATCACCATCTGGTATGCTGCTGCAACTAACAAGGACAAGGGCAGACTGCACCATCTCATCCACTGTGCCGAAAAGGCGATCAATGCAATCTGCTGTCCCTCCAGGACCTGCATGCCTCCAGGACACTGAGGCGAGCAGGAAAGATCATGGCCAACCCCTCCCACCCCAGACATAAACTTTTTGAAATGCTCCCCTTCTGAAAGAGGCTGAGGTCTGTCAAGACCAAAACCTCACGTCTACAGCCggcctcatcaacaaggccTGGGACCCCCACTGATACAGATTCTATCCCCCCATGGACATTACACGTAATATTAACGTAACACCCCACAACCTCACATTTGCACATCTGTGATCTTTGATCTTACATGGTGCTTTACATTAATactatttgtattattatcattattattattattattattaatgcacACTGCATACTGTTTACTCCTGGTCAGTATTTTGTACATTCATCTCATTCTCctctatttaatatttaatatttaatatttaaacctGTAGCAGTTCctctcacttagaatatattttacatatttgtttttctttctattgtaattctttcttgttttagattatttaggattacttaactttgtgtatattttttgacTGTTACACACCACAACAACGCCAcagcaaattccttgtatgtgcaaacctacttaataaacctgattctgacaCTGctgagcagaggtgtgtgtatatttcatatatacatatatttcaaCTACTACTTTCTCCAGAAATGGATACACTGCAAACGTATCTTGTAAAACAGTAGAGCAGTTCTTACTATTCTGCAGACTACAGCACATGCCACATCAAAATCCTTCATCACTCAAGCTTCTTGACAGACTGTTTGCAATTATCATCTCAATTATCAGTGCTGTTACTGAAATTAAACCACTTCATGACACATCTCTAGTTGTAAGTTACTGCCTGACTGACACCTATAGTTATAAACTATGTCTGTACCAGGGCTCCTAATTTTTGGAAAAAGTATTGCAAGGAGCTCTAAAATGTCAGGATTGGTaaggtctgtctgtgtttgcctGGTGTGTCACATATTGTCAGGGGCCTCAAGAATTGGCAGCAGATccctttcatttgtcacagcAGCAAGTAGGCAGGATGATGTGCCACATTTCCTCAACATTTTGGATTCAGGAAAGGCTTCCATCATCCTCACATACAGTTACAGCGATCACAGAAATCTGTTCCAGTTCCTCTTGCATGTGAACAGCATTTCAGTAAATAGTGTGACTTCTTCTCTGGCCACATTTCTTATTTAATTAACCTTTAGGGGACATTTGCTGAGCATGCATACTCCCCCCCCACCACTCTACAttcacacagctgcagaaactGGCATCGATAGGCTTTATGGTTCAGTTACAGTATAGCTCTCCAGTGATGGCCTCTGAGCATTGAAGCAATTAAGTTTAAGTACCTTGCTCAAGAACACCTCAACAGCTGCTgttgagagatgagagagacaCATTTGCTCGCTGTTTCCTCTCACCTTTCACCAGCTGGTTGAGGGAAACTGGAACAGCAAGGCTCTTGTCACAAACCCTGTTTGTCTAGCCCAGTGGTCTGCAACCGTGAGATTGGTTCATCCTCTCCGGTTGATGCTGCACCTGCCAGTGAAATCAGCTGCGGTAGTGTTGGGCCAGAGTGAGAAAGTGTTCGCACAAATCTCTCTGTAGCGAATGCTTGGAGTCCAATTTGTCAGACAGCATACTGCAAGTAGCATACTGCTGCAGGTTTGCAGAGGCCACAGTCAAGACCTAACGCTCTTACAGCCCCCTACACTAATCTAACCATAACCAActatcacatttttaaaagctttttttcctcccacacacacacccaacacaGCTTCCTAGTTTACAACTAAATGTTTGGAAACTTGTAGAAACTGTAAATTATTGCTGTACAGTGTTCTAATATAAGTGATATTGAAGGATGTATTTCTGCTATTTTTTATGATACATGTGGAATATATCATGCAAATATAAATTAAGACAAGGTAATTTGCTTAAATGGCGAAAAATGAAAGGACTTTTGGGGCCCTGGTGGGTGCATGTCCTCTGCTGGATTGCTTCTGTGCTCAGTTGGCTATGCTTCCAtgtgcatatacatatatactagTACAGTGGTTGAAGGAGTATTCAgtagcaaaatgtagttaaagtattgcagtagtggtttggtccctctgactgatatattattatatatgacatcattagattattaatactgaagcatcaatgtgtaaacagcatgttactgttgtagctgctggaggtggagctagtttcaactactttatatacagttagctagtttagtccagtggttcagGGTCACTAGATAAATCagaggggtcatgagatgattaatggaaaagaagaaaaaacaaagttctgatacaaaaatctgttttcagttttggattttctctcttatctttgatttttggtgaaattttggatcatttgaacatttattgaaatcaaaccatgtgagaagtttagagggaaaaatcattatttggtggagctgttaacaactcatagacatctgaaatgtgaccccgactacacacggctttttgtaagacgtcaaaagtcaaaaaggttggaaaccactggtttcatcttaaacaatgtgttgtatttgaaaagactgttatattatccattgtgtcaaatctgtaaagtaactagTGACtaaatctgtcaaataaatgtagtggagtagaaagcacaatgtttccctctgaaatgtagtggaatgaAAGTATTAAGTCACATCAAACAGAAATACTTGAGTGAAATGctagtacctcaaaattgtacttaagtacagtacttgagtaaatatacttgtTTACTTTTCACCACTGGGCTAGTATAAGTGGTGCATCCAATATTTTTACAGGGACATTTTGCAGGCTGCTGCGCTAACCTTGAGGCTGCTGCCCCCTGCAggatgacaacaacaacatcacacatTTTGCACAGGAATACAACATTGTATGTAACTGTACAGTCAGTCATCTTTACAGGAAATGGCACAAGTTGCATTTATAAACTTTCAGAAGAAACTGCATATATAACAGATACCCACCCAATTTCAATgaattgaataaatattgttttgtcAATGTGTGACTTTCAATAACACAGTCTTTTTAAGAGGCACATTCAAAGTGATGTAAAGTGCAGCCCCTCAGTATTTTGCCAATGACACATTTCCCACTGgttattatttttgaaatgaacCAGTGATTAGGAGGTCAAAGTCATCTTTGAGGTACACATCCTTAATGAAGTACTTGCCAATAATAGTGAAAGAAAAAGTGCATCACTGTCCAAACCCATATGGATTACACTGTATATAACATGCCGGAATTTTAGCTACCTTtatcaaacaataaaacagcagaATATCATATATTTAATGCTTAGAAAATTATAATACCTAATTAATTCTCACATCTGTTCATCAATCTTTCCATCAATTTTCTATATTCAGTTCTATTGAATTCTGGAGTCTATCTCAGCATGAAACAGGCAATCAGCAGGACTAACAAACATATTCACAGATTACCCTCACATTTACCATCTGTTCACAAATATGCCAAATATGCTAATACAGATCTTGGTGTATTTCACAAAGGAAAGTGATAATAACAATGGACACTGTATTCAGAATTCATAGGCATTGTTTTTTGTAGCAAGACTAGTAacaataactaataataataatcaatattaaGAGTAATTATTATAAACTAACATGACCTGCTTCATATCTTGATCTAAGTGACTGTACAGTATTGCTTAAGGGACTTGGAAAACACTGATGGTTATTTATTGCCACCTAGTGGTTGAATCAGACTGACAAGAGGAAAAATCAATGAGTGACTCTTTAAAGTCAGATTttgtttattctatttatttatttttactataaAAGAAACTGGTACTTCAACTACATCAACATAATTAGCAGATTGATCAGCACCTGCTGACCCTATGTCAGTACTCAGCACTACCTGTGGCATTATAATATATGACACTCTTGTAATTCTTGTAAGATCTGGCTTTAGAGAGAAATTATACTTCTTACAGttacacaaaagcacaacatGACTCTAGGGTATTATAGTTATTAGTGAGTCAGCCCAGTGGAtggttttaacatttcaaatgtcaGGACAAAAGAGTAGACTATAGAAAAACAGCGGTAAGCAATAATTTTCTAATCATAACATGTAGCATAACCGTGATAAGAATCTGATAAAAAATGTCTCAATTACATCACCATCTATCATCTGATAATAGATAAAAGGTTTCAAGGACCAAccacaggaagaggaaaagacagacagaataaACACCATGTACAAACCAAAAATGTCTATCTGTTCCATCATTAGTTCATTCCCCCTGTATTATCCTCTTGTCTGCCTCCATCATACTTTTTTCTCATTATGACAAAGTAACAATTTAGATTAATTTATTAGTTGAGgattttattttaacctttaACTTCGGATGAGATTCAAAGTTTCAAAGATTCCAAAGCTGAATTGTACATTTATTGATATTGTCCACCAGGGGGAGAAAGTGCACTCTGTAGGTAGTGTATTTTTAGACATGGTAGCCACAAGTTGGCTGCTATAAATGGAAATTTCattcaaaaatcaaaatcatttgTAATGTGAAGACTCAAGATTATAAATTGAAGAGTCaataaaagaaagtaaatgCCTTACCATGTGATAAATCTGTGTGGTTATGATGTATCTGTCAAGCAGAGCTTTCTTACTGCAGACACTTTGACTTCTCAGTGCAagagaagcacaggtgtaactaatcaATCAACATCAATCAGCATCAAGTCTTGTTCCATTTAGGTGTACCAGCAAACTAGCATATGTGAGAGCAAGGGCTTGGCACTGGAACAAACCGTATGAAACAGCTATTGAACAGTTTCAGCTGTGTCTTCCCAAGATGATTGATTAGcaacaaaccaaaacacaagTGTACTGAAATTTGGCTTCTTAAGTGCCAAGATTCTGGGGAAGAAATGTAAATACAGCAGGTAGATTAAGTCATGTTATTAAAGgaactgttttacattttggggACATATGCTTATCTGTTTTTAGtaaatgagaagattaataCTCTCATATCTGCATCAGTATGTAACAGGAGACAGGAGATGGCTAGCTTAacttagcattaagactgaccacaggaaaacagctagcctagctctgtccaaagttaaaaaatattcactaccagcacctctaaagctcactaataaacacattatatctcatttgccaaaacaaaagtataaaatacagaaacagaagtgtaaaaattaaatgttgtgGTTTTCTGGGGAGGTGTGGAACTGACTATTTCCCAGAATTTCCCAGTAagacctttggacagagccatgaTAGCTGTTTCTCCCAGCATTCAGTCTTTATTCTATGCTTAGCTAATCATCTCCTGGCTGTAGTTTCATATCGTACAggcatgagagtggtatctcatgtaactctctgcaagaaagaaagaaagataatgAGTATATTTTCCAAAGTGTTGAACTTTTCCCTTAAATTCAAGGCAAAatcttttaaagaaatattttcagTGTTGGCAGGTATATTACAGTCACAGATCAGCAGGCACAGGTCAGTAAGAATCCCTCTGAGGAGAGGCAGCGTTCACTGTGGCCAATCTAAGAGGTCAGCTTAGTGTGTGAGTGACGCTATCCTTTGGATCACAGAAACACCATTATCAGTACACACTGACATCACTCAGCCCTCCACAACAGCAATGCAACAACCCTCCTCGactcacacacaccaccacccgCCTTCTGCAGCACAGTCATTGTGTTCATCGGGCAGCccattgtctgtgtgtgagcaCGGTAGACAATGTTGCCAATCTTCTTTCAAACCATGATCCAACACTGCTATTGTGACCCGTCTTTTTCCCACTTAACCAGACAAGATGGTGTTCCCGTGTGATGAGAGAAGGGGGTGGTGGGGGCAGGGGGAGGGTCGGGGTCAGCTGTTGCGCCTGGCACTGGGGTCATGTCCATGTCAGCATCATTCTCAGTTCTCTACTTGTAATAAGTTGTGGGAGTTCCTACTTTTGTACTGTTGGGTCATTGCTGCTTTACTACCTTCAGCTTGAAATCAGGATTTGTCTACCATCTACATCGAGTTTCATCTTTGAAACCAGCCTCTGCAGTTCAAATTAATTCCTCaagcaactgaaaaaaaaatcgtTGAAGTTGGATTACTTTCACACATGACTCAGAAGGAGAGCATCTCCTCTAAAGAATGAAACAACAAGACCAAACAACTGTAGGATCCTCCAAACTAACTGTTGTAATGCTATGACCAAGGTTATCTGATGGGACGCAGATGGATGGACAGCAACACATAACACTCATCTAACATCAGGTGAGTAAATGTTCTCACATCAGTCGAGATAATGCACATGATACTCCTCTCTTTCAGCCGATAATACATATATAGATGTGGTAAAAAGAAAACTaactgttgaaatgtttttaagacCATTCTGTTTGTTATGTTGTATTCTGATCATCAACCCAAATTCTGCACAATGTTACAAGGTGTCTGGTTTTTGGATGGCTGAGTTGTGACCACCATCATGCCTGAGATGCAGGCCTTCTATCAGCCACGCCATACCATCCGTTATCCCCCAGAGCTCCACCTGGACCCCACCCTGATCCAGCGGCGTGTCCTGGAGGATCAGGTGGAGCTGTTGTGGTTCAGAGAGCCACGCCACTCCCTGCTGTGTTACTGTGCTTCAGTCGCTCTCATACTAGGGCTGGGCCTTGGCGGCGTGGGCCTCCTCTCCACTACCACCAGCCTGTCCGGGGAGTGGCGTCTTGGGGTGGGCACCACCCTGTGCCTCTTGGCCCTGGCTGTTCTGCTCAAGCAGCTCCTCAGCTCTGCCATCCAGGATATGAACTGTGTGCGCAGCCGGCGTCGGATCGACCAGCTGAAGAGCGGTGGGCAGGCTGACCCGGCGCTGATCCTAGCTGTGGGGCTGGCAGTGATGCTCTGTGGGacagtgctgctctgtgtggCCACGATTGGCAGCCAAGGTTATGACAGCAGGGAAATGTTGGTGTCTGGTCTGGTGCTGATGGCTGCTGGGCTGGGCATGGCTCTAGCAGTAGTGGGCTATAATGTGCTGGTCTAcctgaagaggagaagagagcagaggaggaggaggaggatgatgagagTGAGCAGAGCGAGGAGGCCGGGGACTCAAGCTGTCAGGGTGTTCAGTGTCTCAGGGGGACAGATGAGCCAGACCAGGAGA
This sequence is a window from Thunnus albacares chromosome 12, fThuAlb1.1, whole genome shotgun sequence. Protein-coding genes within it:
- the LOC122994183 gene encoding transmembrane protein 125-like yields the protein MPEMQAFYQPRHTIRYPPELHLDPTLIQRRVLEDQVELLWFREPRHSLLCYCASVALILGLGLGGVGLLSTTTSLSGEWRLGVGTTLCLLALAVLLKQLLSSAIQDMNCVRSRRRIDQLKSGGQADPALILAVGLAVMLCGTVLLCVATIGSQGYDSREMLVSGLVLMAAGLGMALAVVGYNVLVYLKRRREQRRRRRMMRVSRARRPGTQAVRVFSVSGGQMSQTRRETSSSRTSLI